The sequence ATGGAGAAGTATCCTTTGGATACTTTGTTATCACCAGAGCAACTCCTAACCCCGTTATTGAAGCCATTGTATTGCCAATAATTGCTCCAAGCAGTGATAATTTTGTTGACACAAGAATAAAAATAAAAATTAATTTAGATATTGAATATACAAAACCCAGAATCGAGTACTTTTCAAATTGATGGAGGCCATTTTGGATGCCGACATAATAGCGAAACAAGCCATAAAAGATAATATCAAATCCTGCAATTCTCAAAACCGTTGTCAGCTCATTTTTATGAAAAAACTCCGTGATTATCGGTGATAGTAATATAAAAAGGCCTGCAGCAATACTTGAATATAGAAACTGCCATTTAAAAGTCTTCTGCTTAAGAGAGCGCATAGCCTTTGGATTGGCTCCCCCGAATTTTTGAATGAGCTCAGGAATTCCTGTAATGACAAACACTTCCACAACTAAAAGAATGGACATGACCCAGCCGTAATACCCAAACTTACCAGGCCCCAAAAACCTGGCCAGGCCGAAATTTAAAGTAAAACCTGCAAGTAAAAAAACACCCTGCGACAGGACCATCAAAAATATACCACGTGCTATCATCTTAAATTTATAGTCCTTTTAAAGTTCGCCGTTTTCTCTAAGCATAGCCCACAGTTCATCCATTAACTGCATATTCTGCAGTATATCTTCCTTTCGTATCGGCAGTTCAGTAGAATATAACAAGCTGTTATAGAATAATTGAATAAGACGATTGGCGCCTGAGAATAAATCAAACTTTCCCGTAAGAAATTTCCTGAAATTCCTATAACCCGTACGCTTCAATTTCTTTCCTTGAGAAATAATATTCAAAAACCGATTGACTGTACGGGGTAATAATGAAATTTCATTATCAGTGTAACAATATTGATTTAAAAAATCAATGTGCAGTTTCCCTGCCGTACCATATATATTAGTAAACTGATATCTCGGAGAAAGAGTTAATGAAAGATTTAAAGCACCTGTTGTTTCTTCTCCTTCAGCAAGAATCCTCAACTCATCGGTTTTCATCATTGAAGCAACACGATTAAATTTACCAATTGCTTTGATTTTTTTAATATCATCCATCAAATCTGTCATTATATAAAGGGGATGAGGTAAAAAATCCTGATATAAACTCCCCGGTAACTTGTATCCCCAGAACGAAGATGAATTATAAGGCTCCGCTATCGGATCAAGCTGCACACCATACCAACACTCAACATGTGAAACTCTGCCAATTGCTCCGGAACTGATAATTTGCCTCGCTTCTACCATAACATCATCATACAAATGATTGAAATCAGCACAAATTTTAACTCTGTTTTTCTGTGATGACTCAAATAATCCTTCAGCTTCTTTTAAATTTAAACTGAACGGTTTTTCAATAAATACATGGCACCTTTTTTCCATGGCAAACAAAGCTATATCATAATGTGTCTGCGGCGGAGTTAATATATGTACAACATCGAGTGATTCATTATCAATCATCTCTTTATAATCATTATAAAATTTCCCGATATTATATTGATCGGCCTTTTCTTTGCCTCGCTGCTCATTGACATCAGCTGCAGCGCAAATATTGACCTTCTCCATTTTGCTTAAAATTGACAAATGCATTTCAGAAATTCCACCGCAGCCGATAATACCAACCTGTAACGGTTTGCGTTTTCTGCGGAAATCAGCAGTCTCTTTTTTCATATAAAATAAACGTCCAGGAGTCCGTCTCTCTTTATGCCAATTCATCGTTCTTTTAATACTCTCATCAAATGCAACATAAGGTTCGCTTCTTAACTCCTCTTTTGAAAGTGTGTTTGAGTATATTATCCCATCTTTATAGATGCGTAAATTAAGTGCTCCCATAGGTGCTTGTTTTCCCATAAGTCCGAAAATAAACTTTAGCCCCTGCTGAGCGAGAAACATAAACCAATAGGGTATTTTGATAATCTTGAGATTGGGATTAACATTCTTCTTTATTAGCTTCAGATATTGATTCCTGCTGATTTTTTCGTCTTCAGTCAAATTGTAACACTTGCCCACTGTTTTTGAATTCCGGAGACAAAGCAGCACTGAATCTGCAACATTTTCGACATAGGCTATGGGCAATGAGCCCTTTCCATTACCGATTCTAATAATACTATTATCACTTAAAGCCAATCCTGTACTGGCCGGAAAAATCGGGCCGCCCGGGCCATAAATAACACCGGGCCTCAACACAGTAACCGGTAACCCAAAAGATTGATATGATTTCCAAACCAGTTTTTCAGCTTCAATCTTTGATTTCGAATAATAAGTAAATTTTTTTGCTTCAAAAGAATCATCTTCATGAAAAACCGGATGCCGCCCCATTGTTGAATGAGAATAAACGCTGCAGGAACTAATATGTATCAGGCGTTTAATTTTGTATTTCTGACAAAGGTCCAATAATAATTCTGTTCCTTTAATCGTTACTTTTTCAAAATAATCCCAGGGACCACTCATCGTTGCAGCAGCATGTATTACCATATCAACTTTACTTAATGCTGTCTCAATGGCCTCTCTATCATTAATAGTACCATTGACAATGGTAATCTTTTCATTATTCAAATCTTTTACATTTGAAGTCCGCCTTGCTAAAATAAAAACATGGTATCCTTCTTTTATAAGCCTGTTTACAATATGCTTGCCTACAAAACCTGTACCGCCTGTAATAAACACACTTAACTCTTTGTCATTTGTCATTGCAATTAGATCCTTTTATTGTTTTTATAAATTTACCACGGCCATTAAACAGGCCTGTTCAGCAATAGTTGAGTTTTATAATATCCACAACCCTTTTTTACACAGATAAATATACACTTTTTATCGAGACAATGTCAAGTATTGTTAGTGATTTCTTACACGCCTGAAAATGCAAATAATTAAACCGGCCGATATCTTCGGGAAATTTGTTTATTGTTCAAAATGAGTAACAATGAAACAATTATTCTGTTGAATTTTACATTTGATATCCAGAGGGCCTTCCAGTCTGTAATTCTATTTTATTTAATGATGTAATTCCTCTGATTTCCGTAGATATTGACACCCTTTCATTGTAACATCCCAGGATTTATGCTAATTTATAATGTGTCTCCCTGCAAAGCAGCCTTTTTCAATTCATTTATACAAATTAAGACATTTAATTACAGGACGTTACAATATGTCTGAATTTATTTATTCACTGGTTGCGGGAAGGTAAAAATACCTATTGACCTAATGCACAATTTTATGTAATTTAGCTTACATTTGAATGCTATATGAAAAAGAATGGTACTGGAAACAATCACAATAATATTATTTATAGAGCAAACTTCCGGACTATTCAACCAGGTTGAACACAGTGAGACTTAAATGATTCTGAAGCACAGCAATGCAATCACCGGAATATCACTTTCTTCAATAAATGATAACTTCATTGCATCATCATTTTTGTTTAATCATCTAACCATTATAATACGGCGAGGAGCAGCTTGGCCAAAAAAATAAAGGGCATTAACTGCAGTTTATCCTTATATCCATTATTCTGTTAACCATTCACTCTCGGAGAAAAAACATGAAAAAAGAAGCCTGTTTTTCTGCATTAATTATATGCGCAGCTAATTTTTTATTTGCACAAGATGAAATACCCGATTCAACCAAGGTGTATAAATTGAAGGAAGTTGTTATTACAGCTAACAGACAGCCAATAGAATTAAAAAATAACCCCGGTTCAATTTCAGTAATTACAGGCAAAGAACTATCTATCATGCCGAAAAAAACAGCAGCGGATGAAGCGCTGCGTTTAGTTCCCGGAGTACGCATTGACAACCAGCACGACGGAGAACGGGTACACGTTTCAATACGCGGCCAGGGAATACTGACTGAACGTGGGTTGCGCAGCATAGGCGTAATTATAGACGGAATTCCTGTTAACGACCCCTCTGGCT is a genomic window of bacterium containing:
- a CDS encoding SDR family NAD(P)-dependent oxidoreductase; translation: MTNDKELSVFITGGTGFVGKHIVNRLIKEGYHVFILARRTSNVKDLNNEKITIVNGTINDREAIETALSKVDMVIHAAATMSGPWDYFEKVTIKGTELLLDLCQKYKIKRLIHISSCSVYSHSTMGRHPVFHEDDSFEAKKFTYYSKSKIEAEKLVWKSYQSFGLPVTVLRPGVIYGPGGPIFPASTGLALSDNSIIRIGNGKGSLPIAYVENVADSVLLCLRNSKTVGKCYNLTEDEKISRNQYLKLIKKNVNPNLKIIKIPYWFMFLAQQGLKFIFGLMGKQAPMGALNLRIYKDGIIYSNTLSKEELRSEPYVAFDESIKRTMNWHKERRTPGRLFYMKKETADFRRKRKPLQVGIIGCGGISEMHLSILSKMEKVNICAAADVNEQRGKEKADQYNIGKFYNDYKEMIDNESLDVVHILTPPQTHYDIALFAMEKRCHVFIEKPFSLNLKEAEGLFESSQKNRVKICADFNHLYDDVMVEARQIISSGAIGRVSHVECWYGVQLDPIAEPYNSSSFWGYKLPGSLYQDFLPHPLYIMTDLMDDIKKIKAIGKFNRVASMMKTDELRILAEGEETTGALNLSLTLSPRYQFTNIYGTAGKLHIDFLNQYCYTDNEISLLPRTVNRFLNIISQGKKLKRTGYRNFRKFLTGKFDLFSGANRLIQLFYNSLLYSTELPIRKEDILQNMQLMDELWAMLRENGEL